A stretch of the Veillonella parvula DSM 2008 genome encodes the following:
- the ppx gene encoding exopolyphosphatase: MKRIAFIDLGSNSVRFVIYEISKTGSYRLIYQEKESVRLSENMWGTHELTKEAMERSLRALKGFVHMADAMEANTIKAVATAAVRLAKNGDAFIKSVKERTGLDLECIAGEEEARLGFLGVINTIGLKDFIIFDLGGASTEITLVRNRHITKSVSLPIGALTLTGTYQKGDEYTPKELDKLTKVVKKTIKEHTWLRNVKLPLLGIGGTARNIAKMDQRKLSYPITKLHNYEIPYHRLHEILEEVKGKSLEERKKISGLSSERADIIIAGLTIVEELFNYVNTKTLVVGGCGLREGLFYDYYGEHYLGGNSIIDDILVHSAENVLLGMTKHELVHAKYITGLAIKLYDVLEPLHRADKKTRRCLIAASLLHDIGKRINYYSHARHGCYMLVNSNLYGLSHVEQAFSAFLVMNSHGLTPKEYKNFLYGKLLDQEQRLLGQKISIILALAEALDESHEQFIRHLSVNLKYTSVLLVVTYLNGRDISVTKAAVEKLGKSFKKEFKKTLEIEWKEARKEA; this comes from the coding sequence ATTGCATTTATAGATTTAGGCTCGAACTCAGTTCGTTTTGTCATATATGAAATTTCTAAGACTGGTAGTTATCGACTGATATATCAAGAGAAAGAAAGTGTACGTCTCAGTGAGAATATGTGGGGAACTCACGAACTGACCAAAGAAGCTATGGAACGCTCTTTGCGTGCTCTAAAAGGTTTTGTACACATGGCTGATGCAATGGAGGCAAATACGATTAAAGCTGTTGCTACCGCAGCAGTACGTTTGGCTAAAAATGGGGATGCTTTTATTAAATCTGTAAAAGAACGAACGGGTTTGGATTTAGAATGTATTGCTGGTGAAGAAGAGGCTCGCCTGGGGTTTCTTGGCGTTATCAATACCATTGGACTTAAGGATTTTATTATTTTTGATTTAGGTGGTGCCAGTACCGAGATAACCCTTGTACGAAATCGTCATATTACAAAATCGGTGAGCTTGCCGATAGGGGCCCTTACCTTAACAGGCACCTATCAGAAGGGGGATGAATATACTCCTAAAGAACTTGATAAACTGACGAAGGTTGTGAAGAAAACGATTAAAGAACATACATGGCTTCGCAATGTGAAATTACCGCTCCTTGGTATCGGCGGCACTGCTCGTAATATTGCTAAAATGGATCAACGCAAGTTATCTTATCCTATTACAAAGCTACATAATTATGAAATTCCATATCATAGATTACATGAGATTTTGGAAGAAGTAAAAGGTAAATCTCTAGAGGAACGCAAAAAGATTAGTGGTTTATCATCGGAGCGCGCTGATATCATTATTGCCGGCCTCACTATCGTAGAAGAATTATTTAACTACGTAAATACTAAAACACTCGTTGTTGGTGGTTGTGGTCTGCGTGAAGGCTTATTTTACGACTATTATGGAGAGCACTACTTAGGTGGTAACTCTATTATTGATGATATTTTAGTACATTCTGCAGAGAATGTCTTGTTAGGTATGACTAAACATGAGTTAGTTCATGCTAAATATATTACAGGTTTAGCTATTAAACTGTATGATGTATTAGAGCCACTTCATAGAGCTGATAAAAAAACAAGACGTTGTTTGATTGCTGCTAGTTTATTACATGATATTGGTAAACGAATTAACTATTATAGTCATGCCCGACATGGCTGCTATATGCTTGTCAATAGTAATTTATATGGGCTTTCTCATGTTGAACAAGCTTTTAGCGCGTTCCTTGTTATGAACTCTCATGGTTTGACACCAAAAGAGTATAAAAACTTCTTATACGGTAAATTGTTAGATCAAGAGCAGCGTTTGTTGGGTCAAAAAATATCTATTATTCTGGCCTTGGCTGAAGCTCTTGATGAAAGTCATGAACAATTTATTCGCCATTTATCCGTGAATCTAAAATATACTAGTGTACTATTAGTAGTAACCTATTTGAACGGTCGCGATATAAGTGTAACAAAAGCGGCTGTAGAGAAATTAGGAAAATCTTTCAAAAAAGAATTTAAGAAAACATTAGAAATAGAGTGGAAGGAAGCTCGTAAGGAGGCATAA